A genomic region of Gemmata massiliana contains the following coding sequences:
- a CDS encoding ThuA domain-containing protein, with translation MNRHNAPWSLPALLLGALLLVGTDRPAAAIENWADPKLPVSDGLELWLDAGRANGEKLVPHDGKLDTWYDASGKGRHLKQPKEDARPTRLPAGASAVVRFDGLDDHMRAVKQALELKEFTIFVVAAPRQNPGEFRAALAFNAAGGRDFETGLTLDQGPGATKSFNALNVEGRGFGTWQNLLKGDHPLGELRALEVTGDAKAVRLTVDNKPAGERARDGKPVSLDEITLGARYYTLGAGAQQVRGFGRWDVAEVLVYNRALPVDDAKKVRAYLDAKYANLRQSLPPDTDGAPLVVVKDPPAVQTLVPGFTARELPLDLTNINNVLYRPDGTLLALAYNGVVWRLRDTDGDGLEDKAEVFWDSKGTLRSPIGMDLTPPGYKHGDGVFVVAKTRCALIVDTDGDGKADKEIVIADGWKESFHAVDGLGVAFDTRDGSVYYGRGTYNFADPLLKDKDGKPQYKITDEAGAIVRVAPDFKTREVVATGIRFPVGLRFNKAGDLFCTDQEGATWVPDGNPFDELLHIDLKKVRHYGFPPRHPKHLPDVIDEPSTFDYGPQHQSTCGFCFNEPVKDGGPVFGPKSWAGDAIVTGESRGKLYRTQLVKTPAGYVAKNQLLACLQMLTIDCCVSPDGALVVACHSGGPGWGSGPTGKGKLYKITYTDKEHPQPVLVYPAGAREVRVEFDRPVDPQLLRDVLAQSKLTAGKFVRAGDRFEALWPGYAAVQAQKLTPRFDVKIHSAQLTPDRRTLVLATDPLRAAVHYALTLPGMGRPPAPAKGVVTQHAQIDLDFDLSGVEATWADKDGKAVWAGWLPSLDLAVARRFTEGSATHDALWAAMKVRGAAGKLTLKTQLNLTDMLRPAVQPGSTLDHEFPPETVSLAYETHAEAELTAPAATRQQSQRNGGITKGTIGFAPKRGRTAPFEVALANNANLNDFPFSLTWSTAEDARARPFQLHRALVPWADATADAGKPVELPRPKELDGGSWARGRKVFFGETAGCAKCHTVSSQGGDIGPDLTNLIHRDYPSVVRDITQPSFAINPDHVAYVVRLTDDRTVTGVVRTIEGKLHIGDKDGKTTVVDKKDVAEVRASPISVMPDDLLKKLTPEQTKDLLTFLLTPGPSMPRDYTGDEKRPKPRTRAEVNAVLAGAPNPPEKTRKVRVVLVAGAKDHGPGEHDYPAWLKAWGELLAAADNIEVVTATDWPAKDEFQKADAMVFYQYGDWDAKRAADIDAFLERGGGLTYIHWAVAGRKDSDEFAKRIGLAAKLIKFRHGALDLDFSSAKHPVTRNLGKLKLVDESYWKMTGELPKGRVLGWGKEDNEPQPLFWSLERGKGRVFVSIPGHFSWSFDDPLFRALLLRGIAWTAKEPVDRFNDLVWPGADIAK, from the coding sequence ATGAACCGACACAACGCGCCGTGGTCCCTTCCCGCTCTCCTGCTCGGCGCGCTGTTGCTCGTGGGCACCGACCGCCCCGCGGCCGCAATCGAGAATTGGGCCGACCCCAAGCTCCCGGTGAGCGACGGTTTGGAGTTATGGCTCGATGCGGGCCGCGCCAACGGCGAGAAGCTGGTCCCACACGACGGCAAACTCGACACGTGGTACGACGCTTCCGGCAAGGGGCGCCACCTCAAGCAGCCGAAGGAAGACGCGCGGCCGACGCGGTTGCCCGCGGGCGCCTCCGCGGTCGTGCGGTTCGACGGCCTCGACGACCACATGCGAGCCGTGAAGCAGGCTCTCGAACTCAAGGAATTCACGATATTCGTCGTCGCAGCGCCGCGGCAAAACCCGGGCGAGTTTCGCGCGGCGCTGGCGTTCAACGCGGCCGGCGGGCGCGACTTCGAGACCGGCCTGACGCTCGACCAGGGGCCGGGCGCCACCAAGAGTTTCAACGCGCTCAACGTCGAGGGCCGCGGGTTCGGCACCTGGCAGAATCTGCTCAAGGGCGATCACCCACTGGGCGAACTCCGCGCCCTGGAGGTCACCGGCGACGCGAAGGCGGTCCGGCTGACCGTGGACAACAAACCCGCTGGCGAGCGAGCCCGCGACGGCAAGCCGGTCAGCCTGGACGAGATCACGCTCGGCGCGCGGTACTACACGCTCGGGGCCGGCGCGCAGCAGGTTCGGGGCTTCGGCCGCTGGGACGTCGCCGAGGTTCTCGTGTACAACCGCGCGCTCCCGGTCGACGACGCCAAGAAAGTGCGCGCGTACCTCGACGCGAAGTACGCGAACCTGCGCCAGAGCCTCCCGCCCGACACCGACGGCGCGCCGCTCGTTGTGGTGAAAGATCCGCCCGCGGTGCAAACGCTGGTGCCGGGGTTCACCGCGCGCGAGCTGCCGCTCGATCTCACCAACATCAACAACGTCCTCTACCGGCCCGACGGCACGCTACTGGCGCTGGCGTACAACGGCGTCGTCTGGCGGCTCCGCGACACCGACGGCGACGGCCTCGAGGATAAGGCGGAGGTGTTCTGGGACAGTAAGGGGACGCTTCGGTCGCCGATCGGGATGGACCTCACGCCGCCCGGGTACAAACACGGCGACGGCGTGTTCGTCGTCGCCAAGACGCGGTGCGCGCTGATCGTGGACACCGACGGGGACGGGAAGGCCGACAAGGAGATCGTCATCGCCGACGGGTGGAAGGAGAGCTTCCACGCGGTGGACGGCCTCGGGGTCGCGTTCGACACGCGCGACGGCAGCGTGTACTATGGGCGCGGGACGTACAACTTCGCCGATCCCTTGCTGAAGGACAAGGACGGGAAGCCGCAATACAAGATCACCGACGAGGCCGGGGCGATCGTCCGCGTCGCGCCGGACTTCAAAACGCGCGAGGTCGTCGCAACCGGCATCCGGTTCCCCGTCGGGTTGCGGTTCAATAAAGCGGGCGACCTGTTCTGCACCGACCAGGAAGGCGCCACGTGGGTTCCCGACGGCAACCCGTTCGACGAACTGCTACACATCGACCTGAAGAAAGTGCGGCACTACGGGTTCCCGCCGCGGCACCCGAAGCACCTGCCCGACGTGATCGACGAGCCGAGTACGTTCGACTACGGCCCGCAGCACCAATCGACCTGCGGGTTCTGCTTCAACGAGCCGGTGAAAGACGGTGGCCCGGTCTTCGGGCCGAAGAGTTGGGCGGGCGATGCGATCGTAACGGGTGAGTCGCGCGGCAAGCTGTACCGCACGCAGTTAGTGAAGACTCCGGCGGGCTACGTCGCGAAGAACCAGCTCCTCGCGTGTTTGCAAATGCTCACGATCGACTGCTGCGTGAGCCCCGACGGGGCACTGGTGGTGGCGTGTCACAGCGGCGGGCCGGGTTGGGGCAGCGGGCCGACCGGCAAGGGCAAACTCTACAAGATCACCTACACCGACAAGGAGCACCCGCAGCCGGTGCTGGTGTACCCCGCGGGGGCGCGCGAGGTGCGCGTCGAGTTCGACCGGCCCGTTGACCCGCAGTTGCTCCGCGACGTTCTCGCGCAATCGAAACTCACGGCCGGGAAGTTCGTCCGCGCCGGCGACCGCTTTGAAGCGCTCTGGCCCGGCTACGCGGCGGTGCAGGCGCAGAAGCTCACCCCGCGGTTCGACGTGAAGATTCACTCCGCGCAACTGACGCCCGACCGCCGCACGCTGGTGCTCGCGACCGATCCCCTTCGCGCCGCGGTCCACTACGCCCTCACGCTGCCCGGCATGGGGCGCCCGCCGGCGCCCGCGAAGGGCGTCGTCACCCAGCACGCACAAATCGACCTCGACTTCGATCTCAGCGGGGTCGAAGCGACGTGGGCCGATAAGGACGGTAAGGCGGTGTGGGCCGGGTGGCTGCCGTCACTCGACCTCGCGGTGGCCCGCAGGTTCACTGAGGGGAGCGCGACCCACGACGCGCTGTGGGCCGCGATGAAGGTACGGGGCGCCGCGGGCAAGCTCACGCTGAAGACGCAACTCAACCTCACCGACATGCTGCGGCCCGCGGTGCAGCCCGGTTCGACGCTCGACCACGAGTTCCCGCCCGAAACGGTATCGCTCGCCTACGAGACCCACGCCGAGGCCGAACTCACCGCACCTGCCGCGACCCGGCAGCAATCACAGCGCAACGGCGGGATCACGAAAGGAACAATTGGGTTCGCGCCCAAGCGCGGGCGGACCGCCCCGTTCGAGGTCGCGCTCGCGAACAACGCGAATCTCAACGACTTCCCCTTTTCGCTGACGTGGTCCACCGCCGAGGACGCGCGTGCGCGGCCGTTCCAACTCCACCGCGCGCTCGTGCCCTGGGCGGACGCCACGGCCGACGCCGGCAAGCCGGTCGAACTGCCGCGGCCGAAGGAACTCGACGGCGGGAGCTGGGCGCGGGGGCGCAAGGTCTTCTTCGGCGAAACGGCCGGGTGCGCGAAGTGCCATACCGTGAGTTCGCAGGGCGGCGACATCGGCCCGGACCTGACGAACCTCATCCACCGCGACTACCCGTCCGTGGTGCGAGACATCACGCAGCCGAGTTTTGCCATTAACCCGGACCACGTCGCATACGTCGTGCGCCTGACCGACGACCGCACCGTCACCGGCGTCGTCCGCACGATCGAGGGCAAGCTGCACATCGGCGACAAGGACGGGAAGACGACGGTCGTTGACAAGAAGGACGTGGCCGAGGTGCGGGCGTCGCCGATCTCCGTCATGCCCGACGACCTGCTGAAGAAGCTCACGCCCGAGCAGACGAAGGATTTGCTCACGTTCCTGCTGACGCCCGGTCCGTCGATGCCGCGGGACTACACCGGTGACGAAAAGCGCCCGAAACCGCGAACCCGCGCCGAGGTGAACGCGGTTCTCGCCGGCGCGCCGAACCCGCCCGAAAAGACGCGGAAGGTTCGCGTGGTGCTCGTGGCGGGCGCGAAGGACCACGGCCCCGGCGAGCACGACTACCCCGCGTGGCTGAAGGCGTGGGGCGAGTTGCTCGCGGCCGCCGACAACATCGAAGTCGTCACCGCAACGGACTGGCCCGCCAAGGACGAGTTCCAAAAGGCCGACGCGATGGTCTTCTACCAGTACGGTGACTGGGACGCGAAGCGCGCCGCCGACATCGACGCCTTCCTTGAACGCGGCGGCGGACTGACGTACATCCACTGGGCCGTGGCCGGCCGCAAGGACTCCGACGAGTTCGCCAAGCGGATCGGGCTGGCCGCGAAACTCATCAAGTTCCGCCACGGCGCGCTCGACCTCGACTTCTCCAGCGCGAAGCACCCGGTCACGCGCAACCTCGGCAAGCTGAAACTGGTGGACGAGAGCTACTGGAAGATGACCGGCGAGTTGCCAAAGGGCCGCGTGCTCGGCTGGGGCAAAGAAGACAACGAGCCGCAGCCGCTGTTTTGGAGCCTGGAGCGCGGTAAGGGCCGCGTGTTCGTGTCGATCCCGGGGCACTTCTCTTGGTCCTTCGACGACCCACTGTTCCGCGCCTTGCTGCTGCGCGGGATCGCGTGGACCGCGAAGGAACCTGTGGACCGGTTCAACGATCTGGTGTGGCCCGGCGCCGACATCGCGAAGTGA